One Leclercia pneumoniae genomic region harbors:
- a CDS encoding YjbH domain-containing protein produces the protein MKKTYLYSALALCVSAACHAETYPAPIGPSQSDFGGVGLLQTPTARMAREGEISLNYRDNDQYRYYSASVQLFPWLETTLRYTDVRTKKYSSVESFSGNQTYKDKAFDVKLRLWEESYLMPQVSVGARDIGGTGLFDAEYLVASKAWGPFDFSLGLGWGYLGTSGNVSNPFCSYSDKYCYRDNSYKKAGSVNGDQMFHGPASLFGGVEYQTPWQPLRLKLEYEGNNYSEDFAGKLEQKSKFNVGAIYRVTDWADVNLSYERGNTLMFGVTLRTNFNDMRPSYNDNARPKYQPEPQDAILQHTVVANQLTLLKYNAGLADAKIQVKGDTLYVTGEQVKYRDSGEGIERANRIIMNDLPDGIRTIRVTENRLNLPQVTTETDVASLQRHLAGEPLGHETELVQKRVEPIVPESTEQGWYIDKPRFDFHIDPVLNQSVGGPENFYMYQLGVMATADLWVTDHLLTTGSLFGNLANNYDKFNYTNPPSDSKLPRVRTHVRDYVQNNAYVNNLQANYFQYFGNGFYGQVYGGYLETMYGGAGAEVLYRPVDSNWAFGLDANYVKQRDWRSAQDMMKFTDYSVKTGHLTAYWTPSFAQDVLVKASVGQYLAGDKGGTLDISKHFDSGVVVGGYATLTNVSPDEYGEGDFTKGVYVSIPLDLFSSGPTRSRAAIGWTPLTRDGGQQLGRKFQLYDMTSDKSINFR, from the coding sequence ATGAAAAAAACTTATCTCTACAGCGCCCTGGCGCTGTGTGTGAGCGCCGCCTGTCACGCAGAAACGTATCCGGCCCCGATCGGGCCGTCGCAGTCGGACTTTGGTGGTGTGGGGCTGCTGCAAACGCCTACCGCCCGCATGGCGCGGGAAGGGGAGATCAGCCTTAACTATCGCGATAACGATCAGTATCGTTACTACTCCGCCTCGGTACAGCTTTTCCCGTGGCTGGAAACCACCCTGCGCTATACCGACGTTCGCACCAAAAAATACAGCAGCGTAGAGTCTTTCTCTGGCAATCAGACTTACAAAGATAAAGCCTTCGACGTAAAACTGCGCCTGTGGGAAGAGAGCTACTTGATGCCGCAGGTCTCCGTCGGCGCGCGCGATATCGGCGGTACAGGTCTGTTCGATGCCGAGTACCTGGTGGCCAGTAAAGCCTGGGGCCCGTTTGATTTCAGCCTCGGCCTGGGCTGGGGATATCTCGGCACCAGCGGTAACGTCAGTAACCCGTTCTGTTCATACAGCGACAAATATTGCTACCGCGACAACAGCTATAAAAAGGCCGGTTCGGTCAATGGCGATCAGATGTTCCACGGCCCCGCTTCACTGTTTGGCGGCGTAGAGTATCAGACGCCCTGGCAGCCGCTACGCCTGAAGCTGGAGTATGAAGGGAATAACTACAGCGAAGATTTTGCCGGCAAGCTGGAACAGAAGAGCAAGTTTAACGTTGGCGCCATTTATCGCGTAACCGACTGGGCCGACGTGAACCTCAGCTATGAGCGGGGCAATACCCTGATGTTTGGCGTGACCCTGCGCACTAACTTCAATGATATGCGACCGTCATACAACGATAACGCCCGGCCGAAATACCAGCCGGAGCCGCAGGATGCCATCCTCCAGCATACGGTTGTTGCCAACCAGCTCACGCTGTTGAAATACAACGCCGGCCTCGCGGATGCGAAGATCCAGGTGAAGGGCGATACCCTGTACGTGACCGGCGAGCAGGTGAAATACCGCGATTCAGGAGAAGGGATCGAACGCGCCAACCGGATCATCATGAACGATCTTCCCGACGGGATCCGCACGATCCGCGTAACTGAAAACAGACTTAACCTGCCTCAGGTGACCACTGAAACGGATGTGGCAAGCCTGCAGCGCCATCTGGCGGGAGAGCCACTGGGACATGAGACCGAACTGGTTCAAAAACGGGTGGAGCCGATAGTGCCAGAGAGCACCGAGCAGGGCTGGTATATTGATAAACCGCGCTTCGATTTCCATATCGATCCGGTGCTAAACCAGTCCGTCGGTGGGCCAGAAAACTTCTATATGTACCAGTTGGGGGTGATGGCCACGGCGGATCTGTGGGTGACGGATCACCTCCTGACCACCGGGAGTCTGTTTGGCAACCTGGCGAATAACTACGACAAGTTCAACTACACCAACCCGCCAAGCGATTCGAAGCTGCCGCGCGTGCGTACACACGTACGTGACTATGTGCAAAACAACGCGTACGTGAACAACCTGCAGGCCAACTATTTCCAGTACTTTGGCAACGGCTTCTACGGCCAGGTGTACGGAGGCTATCTGGAGACCATGTATGGCGGCGCGGGGGCCGAAGTGCTTTACCGTCCTGTCGACAGCAACTGGGCGTTCGGTCTGGATGCCAACTACGTGAAACAGCGTGACTGGCGCAGCGCGCAGGACATGATGAAGTTCACCGATTACAGCGTGAAAACGGGCCATCTCACCGCCTACTGGACGCCGTCGTTTGCTCAGGATGTGCTGGTGAAAGCGAGCGTTGGACAGTATCTGGCGGGGGATAAAGGCGGCACGCTGGATATCTCGAAACACTTCGACAGCGGCGTGGTTGTCGGTGGCTATGCGACCCTCACCAACGTGTCGCCGGATGAGTACGGGGAAGGGGACTTCACCAAAGGGGTGTATGTCTCTATTCCGCTGGATCTCTTCTCATCGGGCCCGACCCGCAGCCGCGCGGCCATTGGCTGGACGCCGCTGACCCGCGACGGGGGGCAACAGCTTGGACGTAAGTTCCAGCTGTATGATATGACCAGCGATAAGAGTATTAACTTCCGCTGA
- the psiE gene encoding phosphate-starvation-inducible protein PsiE yields the protein MTSLTRPRVEFISTILQTVLNLGLLSLGLILVVFLGKETLHLADVLFAPEQTSKYELVEGLVVYFLYFEFIALIVKYFQSGFHFPLRYFVYIGITAIVRLIIVDHTSPLDVLIYSAAILLLVITLWLCNSKRLKRE from the coding sequence ATGACATCCCTGACCCGCCCGCGCGTTGAGTTCATCTCAACCATCCTCCAGACCGTGCTGAACCTCGGTCTGCTGAGCCTTGGTCTGATTCTGGTCGTCTTTCTCGGCAAAGAGACGCTGCATCTGGCCGATGTCCTGTTTGCCCCTGAACAAACCAGCAAATACGAGTTGGTCGAAGGGCTGGTGGTCTACTTTCTCTACTTTGAATTTATCGCCCTGATCGTGAAGTACTTCCAGTCTGGCTTTCACTTTCCGCTGCGTTACTTTGTCTACATTGGCATTACGGCGATTGTGCGGTTGATTATCGTTGATCATACCTCGCCGCTCGACGTGCTGATCTACTCGGCCGCCATTCTGCTGCTGGTGATCACCCTCTGGCTGTGCAACTCCAAACGCCTGAAGCGGGAATAA